The proteins below are encoded in one region of Halorarum halophilum:
- a CDS encoding type 1 glutamine amidotransferase domain-containing protein: MASALFVVSEEGYWAEECVEPLTTLDDAGVDVTVATPSGGPALVDERSTDPENVGEETAEFVQDVAENDERLNNPEPIATVSAADHDAVVFPGGHGTEWDVNQDRHARALLREAVESDDGTALVVCHAVGLLAFARDSEGGFVVEGRDVTGFPNDWEEGIVGDDDLMPDGRKLPYWVEDEVKAAGANWDAELEEDSSVTVDGDLVTARGPESSAEAAETLLDELGVEQPAD, translated from the coding sequence GTGGCGTCAGCACTGTTCGTGGTAAGCGAGGAGGGGTACTGGGCCGAGGAATGCGTCGAGCCGCTCACGACGCTCGACGACGCCGGCGTGGACGTGACCGTCGCGACGCCGTCGGGCGGGCCGGCGCTCGTCGACGAGCGCTCGACCGACCCGGAGAACGTCGGCGAGGAGACGGCCGAGTTCGTCCAGGACGTCGCCGAGAACGACGAGCGGCTGAACAACCCGGAGCCGATCGCGACCGTGTCGGCGGCCGACCACGACGCCGTCGTCTTCCCCGGCGGCCACGGCACCGAGTGGGACGTGAACCAGGACCGTCACGCCCGCGCGCTCCTGCGCGAGGCGGTCGAGTCCGACGACGGGACGGCGCTCGTGGTCTGCCATGCCGTCGGCCTGCTCGCGTTCGCCCGCGACTCCGAGGGCGGCTTCGTGGTCGAGGGGCGTGACGTGACCGGCTTCCCCAACGACTGGGAGGAGGGCATCGTCGGCGACGACGACCTGATGCCGGACGGCCGCAAGCTCCCCTACTGGGTCGAGGACGAGGTGAAGGCGGCCGGCGCGAACTGGGACGCCGAACTGGAGGAGGACTCCTCGGTGACGGTGGACGGCGACCTCGTCACCGCCCGGGGCCCGGAATCCTCGGCGGAGGCGGCCGAGACGTTGCTCGACGAACTGGGCGTCGAACAGCCGGCGGACTGA
- a CDS encoding Gfo/Idh/MocA family protein, with product MEELVAEADLDWLHVCTPVQTHLEVAKTAIEAGIPIQIEKPVTETYEEFEELASFADRHGVTVSVKHNHNFDPAMRAAMAKVDAGELGRVKGVDVIYTGSSLADDPNRGEWNLDLSGGEFEEGIPHPIYITLRAGGYPRDESEVQALTGMFGTYDREFDYDAAQLSYVSEDGVLCTTKMLGGTIPNRVVLIHGEDTSLTVDLVSQTIEEHDRDYKASAAARALNNVDRAGDRLLGTVRNARSVIRRARDDSWDVARQLNAHYYQNDAESKALSGEGEMPVPLEEARWTILLMEEIRNAAGRGEATEPDAHPAEPAVARDGE from the coding sequence GTGGAGGAACTGGTCGCGGAGGCCGACCTGGACTGGCTGCACGTCTGTACGCCCGTCCAGACGCACCTCGAGGTGGCCAAGACGGCCATCGAGGCCGGCATCCCCATCCAGATCGAGAAGCCGGTCACGGAGACGTACGAGGAGTTCGAGGAGCTCGCGTCGTTCGCCGACCGCCACGGCGTCACCGTCTCCGTGAAGCACAACCACAACTTCGATCCCGCGATGCGCGCGGCGATGGCGAAGGTCGACGCCGGCGAACTCGGCCGGGTGAAGGGGGTCGACGTGATCTACACCGGCTCCAGCCTCGCCGACGACCCGAACCGCGGCGAGTGGAACCTCGACCTCTCGGGCGGCGAGTTCGAGGAGGGGATCCCCCACCCCATCTACATCACGCTCCGCGCTGGCGGCTACCCCCGCGACGAGTCGGAGGTCCAGGCGCTCACCGGGATGTTCGGGACGTACGACCGGGAGTTCGACTACGACGCCGCACAGCTGAGCTACGTCAGCGAGGACGGCGTGCTCTGCACGACGAAGATGCTCGGGGGGACCATCCCGAACCGCGTCGTGCTCATCCACGGCGAGGACACGTCGCTCACCGTCGACCTCGTCTCGCAGACGATCGAGGAGCACGACCGTGACTACAAGGCCTCGGCCGCCGCGCGCGCGCTCAACAACGTCGACCGGGCGGGCGACCGCCTGCTCGGGACGGTCCGGAACGCCCGGTCGGTGATCCGGCGCGCCCGCGACGACAGCTGGGACGTCGCCCGGCAGCTCAACGCCCACTACTACCAGAACGACGCCGAGTCGAAGGCGCTCTCGGGCGAGGGGGAGATGCCGGTCCCGCTTGAGGAGGCGCGCTGGACGATCCTGCTGATGGAGGAGATCCGGAACGCAGCGGGGCGCGGGGAGGCGACCGAACCGGACGCCCACCCCGCCGAGCCGGCGGTCGCCCGGGACGGTGAGTGA
- a CDS encoding ParB N-terminal domain-containing protein, which produces MAVAPAFDTADTALRSVGRRLVEQRPELKQPLLAARDAYARSYVRTRAIVNAVRYDAPIDPYRLIRVDPAEIEVARETGVPKFRIAGTVVGGDWDRTDSRFEDYDVFRAYARHFEEGVPWEDTEFFDRIVGLLEEGEVKWGCATEAEFRERCERLEELYASIEEHGYKSQEELHAGDVSDPIRSGTRLKTERLKDEIAIHIDRDGDLLFDDGRNRLSIAKVQGLDSVPVRVLQRHERWQAIRDAYVRGDDRVRDCGDHPDLRYLEFGGS; this is translated from the coding sequence ATGGCCGTCGCTCCGGCGTTCGACACCGCCGACACCGCGCTCCGATCGGTCGGCCGGCGGCTGGTCGAACAGCGCCCCGAGCTGAAGCAGCCACTCCTCGCGGCTCGGGACGCGTACGCTCGCAGCTACGTTCGCACGCGAGCGATCGTCAACGCCGTCCGGTACGACGCGCCGATCGACCCGTACCGGCTCATCCGGGTCGACCCCGCGGAGATCGAGGTCGCCCGGGAGACCGGGGTTCCCAAGTTCCGGATCGCCGGCACCGTCGTCGGCGGCGACTGGGACCGGACCGACAGCCGGTTCGAGGACTACGACGTGTTCCGGGCGTACGCCCGCCACTTCGAGGAGGGCGTCCCGTGGGAGGACACCGAGTTCTTCGACCGCATCGTGGGCCTGCTCGAGGAGGGGGAGGTGAAGTGGGGCTGTGCGACGGAGGCGGAGTTCCGCGAGCGGTGCGAGCGGCTCGAGGAGCTGTACGCCTCCATCGAGGAGCACGGCTACAAGTCCCAGGAGGAGCTCCACGCGGGCGACGTGTCGGACCCCATCAGGTCCGGCACCCGGCTGAAGACCGAGCGGCTGAAGGACGAGATCGCCATCCACATCGACCGCGACGGCGACCTGCTGTTCGACGACGGCCGCAACCGGCTCTCCATCGCGAAGGTCCAGGGGCTCGACTCCGTCCCCGTGCGCGTCCTGCAGCGGCACGAGCGCTGGCAGGCGATCCGCGACGCGTACGTCCGCGGCGACGACCGCGTCCGCGACTGCGGCGACCACCCCGACCTCCGCTACCTCGAGTTCGGCGGCAGCTGA
- a CDS encoding FxLYD domain-containing protein, translating into MTAPPERTTRRRLLGTLGVGTAAVLGGCAGVSDGPTYVDGTVDDAGGGSRNASEMAAAEAVAEREVNDAASHLEVLSLEEHEFVVESGYKGPTVQGAVTNTGDDPVEVVEVRVRVYDDTGAQLGRYVASTGDVAPGATWRFEVILLASAEDIADYDVAVLGVPD; encoded by the coding sequence GTGACCGCGCCGCCCGAACGCACGACTCGCCGACGGCTCCTGGGCACGCTGGGCGTCGGGACGGCCGCCGTACTCGGCGGGTGTGCCGGCGTGAGCGACGGCCCGACGTACGTGGACGGGACCGTCGACGACGCGGGCGGCGGGTCGCGCAACGCGAGCGAGATGGCCGCCGCGGAGGCGGTGGCCGAGCGGGAGGTGAACGACGCCGCCAGCCACCTCGAGGTACTCTCGCTCGAGGAGCACGAGTTCGTCGTCGAGTCCGGATACAAGGGGCCGACGGTCCAGGGCGCCGTCACCAACACCGGCGACGACCCCGTCGAGGTCGTCGAGGTGCGCGTGCGGGTGTACGACGACACGGGCGCCCAGCTCGGCCGCTACGTCGCCAGTACCGGCGACGTCGCCCCCGGAGCGACCTGGCGGTTCGAGGTGATTCTCCTCGCGTCGGCCGAGGACATCGCCGACTACGACGTCGCCGTCCTCGGCGTTCCGGACTGA